A segment of the Acidobacteriota bacterium genome:
CAGTCGCTCAGCACCCGGCGTCGGCGACCGGCCGCTTCCTTGCGGCGGCGCTGGGCGGAAGCACGGCATCGGAAGCGGCGGTTTGATGACGTCTGTGGCTAGTCTGACACGGTGCAGCGATGGTTCACTGTGGCAACTCTGACACGAATATGACGCGCGGCCATGGCGTCTCGAAAACCGGCTGATATCTAACTTGACTGGGCTGAGTCGCTTACGAGAATATCTCCCCGGCCGGTCGTGCTTGGCAGTCAGCTTGCTTAGGGAGCCTCGGCAGCGAACGAATGTCCATTTCGTCTCAGCGCACACTCCGTAGAGCGGTTCCTTGTGCCGGTATCGGGCTCCATTCCGGCCAGAAGGTGACGCTCACGCTCAAACCCGCTCCCGCGGACCACGGCATTCGGTTCAGACGGACAGATCTCGGCGGCATCGAAATCCCGGCCCGCGTCTCGCACCTCGGCGGCGGTCAGCAGCTCCAGACGGGGCTGGTGGCCGGCAAAGCATCGGTGGAGACGATCGAACATCTGCTCGCCGCGCTGAGGAGCCTCGGGATCGACAATGCGGTCGTCGAGTTGAACCGCTTCGAAGTGCCGATCATGGATGGCAGTTCGGCGCCCTGGGTCTATCTCATCCAGGACGCCGGCGTGCGCGAGCTCAACGCGCCTCGCCAGACGATCCACGTGCTGCGGCCGGTTGAGGTCGAGCACGGCGACAAGCGGATCGCCCTCTATCCCGGCGAAGGGTTCAAGGTCACGTACACGATCAGCTTCGATCACCCGCTGCTCAGGCATCAGCAGAAGACGGTCGAGCTCGACGAGCAGGTGTTCATCGACGAAATCGCGCCCGCGAGGACGTTCGGCTTCCTGAAGGAAGTCGAGATGCTGCGGCAGCGCGGCATGGCGCTCGGCGGGTCGCTCGAGAACGCGATCGTGCTCGGCGAGACGGGCGTGCTGAACCCGCTGCGCTTCGAGGACGAGTTCGTGCGCCACAAGATCCTCGACGTGATTGGCGACCTGGCGCTCGTCGGGTATCCGATTCAAGGGCACCTGGTCGTGCACCGCGGCGGGCACGCGCTGCACACCGCTTTCGCGTCCGAGCTGCTCCGCCGCCAGGAAGCCTGGCGCTTCGTCCAGGATCCCGCGCTCGCGCCCGCCGACACGGTCGCCGATCTCCGCGTGCCGGCGCGCCGCCCGCTCGCCCACTGACGCCGGTCAGGACCGGCCGCCGCCGTCCTCCTCTCGCGCCGCCAGGCCGGCCCTTCGCAGGATCGCCAGCATCCGCTCGTTCTCGAACCGGTTGAAGCTCATGAACAGGCTTTCCTTCAGGTAGATCCGCAGTTCCTCGTCCGTCATCTGGGCGACGAGGTGCTGGAACTCGCGGTCGATCTCCTCGAACCCGTAGTCGAGCTCCCGCCGCCGCGCGAGCTCGCGCGAGATCGTCTCGATGATCGCGAGCACGTCGCCGTCGAGCTCGATCGGCGTGCCCGCGGCCGTGGTGATCGTGCGCATGCTAGCCTCCGAAACTGGCGACCGCCGCCGCGAGATCGCCGTGCACTTCGAGGAAGTTGTGCGCGCCCGTCATCGTGAGCATCGTCTCGACGCGCTTCTGCACGCCCGACAGCTTCAGCGCTCCGCCAGCCGACGACGCCTGGCGATAGAGATCCATCAGGCAGCCGATGGCGGCGCTGTCCAGGTAGCTGACGGCGCCGAGGTCGAGCAGCAGGTGTTTCTCGCCGCGGCCGATGAGATCGGTAACCGCGGCCGCGAAGTCCGCCAGCATCGGGTACGTCAGCCGCGGCTCGTCGACCTTCAGCACCGCCACGGTGCCGAGCCGAGTGGTCGTCATCTTCATAGGGATCCTCCACGGGACTTCGGGCTGCCGCCGCCACCCCGTTCTGCGAGTCGTGTGAGCTGTCGGGCCAGCTCGAGCCGGCCGCGGTTGATGCGCGACTTCACCGTGCCTTCGGGCAGGCGCAGCTTGTCGGCGATCTCCTGATACGAGAACTCCTGGAGGTCGCGAAGCACGACGGCTTCACGGAGCAACGGCGGAAGCTCGGCCAACGCGAGCCGGATCCGCTGCTTCAGGTCCTGCTGTTCCAGCAGCCCGTGAGGGCCGCGTTCGGCGGACGCGGGCGAGAGATCCGCGGCGTCGACGTCGCGGGCGACCGTCTCTCGCTCCTTGCGGACGCTCCGGTAATGATCGATGCAGAGATTCCGGCTGACGCTCACGAGCCAGGTCTGGAAGTTGGCGCGGCGGTCGAACGTGCGCAGCGCCTTGAAGATCTTGAGGAAGACGTCCTGCGTGAGGTCCTCCGCCTCGTCGTGCCGCCCCACGAACCGGTACGCGATGTTGAACACCTTGCGCCAGTTCTGACGGACGATCCGATCCCAGGCGGCCTGGTCTCCCGCGAGGCAGCGTTCGATCAACTCGTCCGTGGTCAGGGTCGAGACGACGGGCTGATCACTGGACATGGATGGGAAATTCCGGGAGCGTGCCGCGGATCATAGCAAACCGGCTCGCGTCGCACACGGACCACGGCGCCAAATGCCGGCGCCTCGCCGGAGTACAATCCCGGACCTGTGGCGGGATTCACTCGTGTCGATGGCGTCCTGACGTGTGACGGCGTCAGTCTCGCGGAGGTCGCTCGTCAGGCCGGCACTCCGGTCCACGTGTACAGCGCGGCGCTGATCGACGAGCGGTTCGGCTCGCTCGATCGGGCGTTCGACGCCGTTCCCCACAGGCTGCACTACGCGATCAAAGCGAACGCCACGCTCGAAGTCGTGCGCCGTCTGCGTGCGCTCGGCGCGGGCGCCGACGCCAACTCGGGCGGCGAGATCGAGGTCGCGTTGCGCGCCGGCTTCGCTCCCGCCGACATCGTGTTCACGGGCGTGGGAAAGACGACGCGCGAGCTCGAGCGCGCCGTGGCGCTCGGCGTTCGCGCGATCAATGCCGAGTCGCCCGGCGAGGTCGCACGCATCGCCGCGATCGCGGCCGCGCAGGGCCGCGACGCGCGCATCGCCGTCCGGCTGAACCCGGACGTGCACGCGGGCAGCCATCCGCACATCTCCACCGGGGCGCGCGCCAACAAGTTCGGCGTGTCGCTCGACGCCGCGCGCGACATGATCCAGCAGATCGCCGCCCGGCCCGGCCTTCGGCTGGTCGGCCTGCACGTGCACGTCGGATCGCAGGTCACGGCGGCGGCGCCGCTGGCAAAGGCAGCCGAGATCGCGGCCTCGCTGGCCTGTGAGCTGAGCGGCCGTGGCATCACCCTCGATCACCTCGATCTCGGCGGCGGGCTCGGCATTCCGTACCAGCCGGGTCAGCCGGTGCTCTCGCCGGCCGAGTACGCCGCCGCAATCCTGCCGGCAGTCCGGCGGTCAGGCCTGTTCCTGTTGCTCGAGCCGGGCCGATGGATCGTCGGGCCGAGCGGCGTGCTCGTGACCGAAGTGGTCGATCTCAAGCCGGGCCCGGACGAGGGATGGTTCGTGATCGTCGATGCCGGGATGACGGATCTGATCCGCCCGGCCCTGTACGGCGCGTGGCACGGCATCGAACCCGTGATGGCCGACGGGCGGCCGCTCATCAAGGCCGACATCGTCGGCCCCGTGTGCGAGACGAGCGACGCATTCGGCATCGCGCGCGAGCTGCCGCGGCCCGAGGTCGGCGACCTGCTGGTGATTCGCGATACGGGCGCCTACGGGGCGGTGATGGCCTCGAACTACAACCGGCGGCCGACGGCCGCCGAGGTGTTCGTCGAGGATGGCGGATGCCGCGTCGTTCGCCGCCGCCAGACCATCGACGATCTCTTGCAGTGGGACGTGTGATGCTCATCGCCTTCGAGGGTCTCGACCAGAGCGGCAAGGAAACGCAGGCGCGCGGGCTCGGCGCCAGGCTGGCCGCCGCCGGCCACGGCGTGCAGCCCGTGTCGTTTCCCGATTACGAGACTGCGCTCGGCCGCGAGATCCGCCGTGCGCTGGCCGGCGAGTGCAGCTACGGACCCGAGGTGATGCAACTGCTCTACGTCGCGAACCGGTTCGAGTACAAGCCGCGGCTGGACGCCTGGCTCGCGGCTGGCGACGTCGTGATCTGCGATCGCTATCGCGCGTCGAGCGTGGCGTACGGCGAAGCGCAGGGCCTCGACGTCGGCTGGCTGAACGACATCCAGCGACACTTGCCGATCCCTGACGTGACCGTCCTGCTCGACATCGCGCCCGACACGGCGGTTCGCCGCAAGTCGGCCGGCCGCGATCGGTACGAGCGAGACCTCGCGCTGCTCGGCCGCGTGCGTCAGAGCTATCGGCGCCAGGCCGAGGCCGCTGATTGGGTCGTCATCGATGGCGAGTGCTCGAAGGAGGACGTGGCGGCAGCCGTGGCCGAGGCCGTGCTGCCACGGCTCGCGCGGCGGTCAGCGCCCGGACGCTTCTGACACCCGCCGCCAGCAGGATCTCGGCGCACGCCTCGATCGTCGCGCCGGTCGTCATCACGTCGTCGATCAGCACGACGGTCGCTCCGGCGAGCGATCGGCCGCCTCGATGGAGCACCGGCGCGCGCACGATCGCGAAGGCCCGGCGCACGCCCGCGTGGCGATCCGATCGCGAGCGACCGGCCTGCGGCCGGCCGTAGCGCCGGCGGCGAAGCACGGGCCACACGGGCGCGCCGAGACACCGGGCCAGGTCGTCGGCTTGGTTGAAGCCCCTCGCCAGCGCGCGGCGTGGATGCAGCGGCACGGGCACCAGCCCGTGCGCGCCTTCGAGCACCTCCTCGCCGGCGGCGCGCATCAATCGCGCGAGATCGCGCGCGAGCGTGCGGCGGCCGGCGTACTTGAACGCGTGCACGATGTCGCGCATCGGCCCGTCGTAGATGGCGGCGCTACGCGCCATCCCGCATGCCGGGCGCTCGACGTCGCAGCGCGCGCACCGCTCGCCGGAATGGCCTGGCGCACTGGGCTCGCCGCAGCACTCGCAATATGGCGGCGTGATGCGCGCCACGCCGCTCCAGCATCGGGAGCACACCGGGGTGTCGAGCGGCTCGAGCAGCGGACCCCGGCAGGCGGCACACCGCGGGTCGAGCAAAGCGCGGACGAGCGCGTTCAACGCAGCCAGCGCCATTGCGGCCGCTCCGTGCAAGCGGCCTGCCCGCCGGCAGGTCGAGCGCGTCGCGCGCGTCCCCCGTCAGGGTACGCAGAACCTGCACGCCTGGAGCGCCGGGACTATGCGGGAATTTCGATGCGCTGGGCGTCGGCCCACAGCCGCTCGAGGCCGTAGAACTCGCGCGTCGCGGGCGCGAAGACGTGCACGACGAAGTCGAAGTAGTCCATCAGCACCCAGTCGGCCGTCTTCAACCCTTCGACCAGCGCCGGCTTGCTGCCCTTCTTCGCGACCGCCGTTTCGATCGCTTCCGCGATCGCTTGGACCTGACGGCTGTTCGTGCCCGTGCAGATCACGAAGAAGTCGGTGAACGCCGACGCCTGCCGGAGATCGAGCAGGACGACGTCATGGGCCTTCTTGTCTTGCGCGGCAGCGATGGCCGCTTTCACTTGGGCGGGCAGGGTGGACGCAATCGAGCGCTTGCGGGGCCGTGGAGCGGGTGTGGTCATGCAGTTCCCTGGAATGTCAGCGGCGAACCGGCTTTCGCGAGATACAGATCGTGGCGGACGATGTGCGAGGCGACGGCTGGCGGCACCAGATCGCCCACGGGCTGGCCGGCCGCACGCGCCCGCCGCACGTCGGTGGACGACACCGGAGACGTGTCCGCATCCACCAACAAGATACCCGCTCGAGGCGGAATCTCGCAGGGGCACGCGCGCATCCTGGACGCCAGCGCCGGCAGAAGAGCCGAGAGCGACGTCGCGCGCATCCCACGGCGCGAGACGGCCACGAAATGCGTCCGATCGAGCACCCGCGGGTAGTCGTGCCAGGCTTCGATGTCGCGGAAGGCATCGGTGCCGAGAATGAAGAAGGCAGACGTCAGGTCGACCCCGCGCGACTCCAGCCGCGTCA
Coding sequences within it:
- the lysA gene encoding diaminopimelate decarboxylase yields the protein MAGFTRVDGVLTCDGVSLAEVARQAGTPVHVYSAALIDERFGSLDRAFDAVPHRLHYAIKANATLEVVRRLRALGAGADANSGGEIEVALRAGFAPADIVFTGVGKTTRELERAVALGVRAINAESPGEVARIAAIAAAQGRDARIAVRLNPDVHAGSHPHISTGARANKFGVSLDAARDMIQQIAARPGLRLVGLHVHVGSQVTAAAPLAKAAEIAASLACELSGRGITLDHLDLGGGLGIPYQPGQPVLSPAEYAAAILPAVRRSGLFLLLEPGRWIVGPSGVLVTEVVDLKPGPDEGWFVIVDAGMTDLIRPALYGAWHGIEPVMADGRPLIKADIVGPVCETSDAFGIARELPRPEVGDLLVIRDTGAYGAVMASNYNRRPTAAEVFVEDGGCRVVRRRQTIDDLLQWDV
- the tmk gene encoding dTMP kinase; amino-acid sequence: MLIAFEGLDQSGKETQARGLGARLAAAGHGVQPVSFPDYETALGREIRRALAGECSYGPEVMQLLYVANRFEYKPRLDAWLAAGDVVICDRYRASSVAYGEAQGLDVGWLNDIQRHLPIPDVTVLLDIAPDTAVRRKSAGRDRYERDLALLGRVRQSYRRQAEAADWVVIDGECSKEDVAAAVAEAVLPRLARRSAPGRF
- the rsfS gene encoding ribosome silencing factor — protein: MTTPAPRPRKRSIASTLPAQVKAAIAAAQDKKAHDVVLLDLRQASAFTDFFVICTGTNSRQVQAIAEAIETAVAKKGSKPALVEGLKTADWVLMDYFDFVVHVFAPATREFYGLERLWADAQRIEIPA
- a CDS encoding ComF family protein, with the protein product MARSAAIYDGPMRDIVHAFKYAGRRTLARDLARLMRAAGEEVLEGAHGLVPVPLHPRRALARGFNQADDLARCLGAPVWPVLRRRRYGRPQAGRSRSDRHAGVRRAFAIVRAPVLHRGGRSLAGATVVLIDDVMTTGATIEACAEILLAAGVRSVRALTAARAVAARPRPRLPPRPPSSTRHR
- a CDS encoding STAS domain-containing protein → MTTTRLGTVAVLKVDEPRLTYPMLADFAAAVTDLIGRGEKHLLLDLGAVSYLDSAAIGCLMDLYRQASSAGGALKLSGVQKRVETMLTMTGAHNFLEVHGDLAAAVASFGG
- the nadD gene encoding nicotinate (nicotinamide) nucleotide adenylyltransferase — its product is MRLGLFGGTFDPIHRGHLDVAHAARRQLALDVVWMIPSRVPPHRTPPQASAAHRFAMVCLAVQDQEGLLACDIEIEATGPSYTADTLTRLESRGVDLTSAFFILGTDAFRDIEAWHDYPRVLDRTHFVAVSRRGMRATSLSALLPALASRMRACPCEIPPRAGILLVDADTSPVSSTDVRRARAAGQPVGDLVPPAVASHIVRHDLYLAKAGSPLTFQGTA
- a CDS encoding sigma-70 family RNA polymerase sigma factor, with the translated sequence MSSDQPVVSTLTTDELIERCLAGDQAAWDRIVRQNWRKVFNIAYRFVGRHDEAEDLTQDVFLKIFKALRTFDRRANFQTWLVSVSRNLCIDHYRSVRKERETVARDVDAADLSPASAERGPHGLLEQQDLKQRIRLALAELPPLLREAVVLRDLQEFSYQEIADKLRLPEGTVKSRINRGRLELARQLTRLAERGGGGSPKSRGGSL
- a CDS encoding UDP-3-O-acyl-N-acetylglucosamine deacetylase, which encodes MSSQRTLRRAVPCAGIGLHSGQKVTLTLKPAPADHGIRFRRTDLGGIEIPARVSHLGGGQQLQTGLVAGKASVETIEHLLAALRSLGIDNAVVELNRFEVPIMDGSSAPWVYLIQDAGVRELNAPRQTIHVLRPVEVEHGDKRIALYPGEGFKVTYTISFDHPLLRHQQKTVELDEQVFIDEIAPARTFGFLKEVEMLRQRGMALGGSLENAIVLGETGVLNPLRFEDEFVRHKILDVIGDLALVGYPIQGHLVVHRGGHALHTAFASELLRRQEAWRFVQDPALAPADTVADLRVPARRPLAH